The DNA window TCGCGAGGCAGCCCTCACCGCGGTAGGCGGCTCCGCGCCGCACCACGGCGAGAACGAGCACTTGGTCTCCGACCGCGAGCGACCGCTCTGAGACGTCCGCGTCTTCGTGGCTCTGGAGCTCGAGGTTCTCGAGCTCCAAGAGCGCGCGCAATCGATGGCCGCCCGGCGCCCCCACGCCGTCCACGGTCGTCTGCTGGGGTGCCGCGCGCAAGAAACCTCCGGTCGGGTCCAGGGCAATGGTCGGAGCGCCCTCGGGCTCGACCGCAAACGCGGTCCGCTTCGACCTCGTGCGGCTCACCCGCGCGCTGCGGCCGCGCCCTGACGGCGCAGTCACCTCGAGCTCGAGCTCCGTCCAAACGAACTCCTTTCCGGTGAGCTCGCCGTTGACGGTTCCCTCCGTGCCCGCAACGACGCGGCCGCTCACGAGCACGAGCTCACCATCGGCGCTCGAATCGAGGTCGACCACGACCGGCACCGCGGCCAGACCGCGCGCCATGCTCGGATAACTGCCGAACACCAAACCCATCAGGCCAAACATCACCGCGTAGCCGGCCAGCGGGAGGATGAAGACGGGGCACAGCGCCATCACACCCCGATGCGGGTGGAAGAGCACGGCCACCAGCATCGGCACACCGATCCCGAGCACGAGTGGCCCCAGCACCAACACGTACACGACGACGGTGGCGAGCATTCTGGACAACCAGGGGTCGTCGCGGCTCACCGCAAAGAAGGCCGCCAGCCGTGCCTGCTCGATCCTTTCGGGAGGAAAGAAGCCGTTCCTCAAAGCCCCCGACTAGTATCATCCCGTGCCGACCCGCTGCGTCACAGAATCGCGGGCGAAGGGTCCGCGCGCGGAGCCGCGGGGTGACTCGCCAAAGCTCGCCCCCTGGGCAGCGGCGCTCCCTTGCTCTAGGCTCGTGGGGCCATGAACCGCTCCGACATGACCACTCCGGATCTGCCCCCGCCCAAGCTGGAGGCGCTGATCGAAACCATGTTTCTCGCGGCCTCTGCCGACGGCGAGTTCAGCGACGAAGAGCAGGCCCACTTCAAGAACAGCCTCGAGTCCCTGACCAGCGCCCGACTGAGCAAAGAGGAGCTCAGCTCGCTGCTCGCCCAGGCGAAAAAGGATCTCGACCGAGAGGGCCGGGACAAACGACTCTTGTCGGTCAAAGCGCGCCTGCCCGAGCCGGCGCTGCGCAAGGTCGCACTCTCTCTCGCGATCCAGGTGACCGCCGCCGACGGCATCATCCGCACCAGCGAGCGTGAGCTGATCCTCGAGACTGCCGACGCGCTGGAAATCGACCGCGACGAAGCCGCCGATCTGGTTCGGACGCTCAGCCCCTAGTCCCGCTGCAAGACCCCGTCGATGAACACCTCAGCCGGTGCGGCGAGCGCCGAGGGGTCGGCGAGCGGATCGCGATCGAGCAGCAGAAAGCTCGCGCTCCGTCCCACCTCGATGCGCCCGAGCCGGGAAAACCCCCAGTAGTCCGCCGGTGCCGAGGTCATGCAGGCCAGCACGGCTTCCCCATCGAGACCCGCCGCGACGAGCTCGTTGATCTCGCGGCTGCTTGGGCCCGCAACCTGCGTGTTGCCGAAGTCGGTCCCGTAGAGCACCACGGCGCCCGCGGTGCGCAGCTGCTTCAGGTTCGCACGCGCGGTGAGACCGCCGAAGGCGGAGAGTGTGCTCACGACCGCGCGGCCCTTGAAGGCGCTGGCCGTCTCGCTGGAGAGCGCCTCGACCGGAGTGTGAGCGAGCACGTCCACCCCAAGCACAGCCCCACGCGCAGCGTCGGCATCGCCGAGCGCGTGCGCGACGAGTTTCATGCCTCTCGTGTGCGCCGCCAGCGCCACCGCTCCGAGCGCCGCGTCGTCGAGCACGGGACCCGAATCGATCGGCACCTTCACGACGCGAGCACCGAGCGACCAGAGCTCTTCCACCGCGGCCGCCGCCGCTTTCGCGCCTTCTACCTCGAGCCCGTAACCCGCGCTGCCCCAGCTCTCGGTCGGGTAACCGTGGGGCGCAGTGATCATCGGCCCGGAGGCGAGCAGCGTGAGCGGTGCGTGGGAGACACCCAGGAAACCCTTCGGCGACGCCAGATCGACGGCGCCGGCAACCCCGTGTCGAGCCAGCTCTCGTGTCTTTTCGAGGTAGGCCAGGTGTACGTGACTGTCGATGATCGCCGGAGTCAGGTAACGACCGGCCGCGTCGACGCGCGGCAGCCCGGGTTCGACCTTGCCCACGCTGACGATGAGGCCATCGCGGATCTCGAGGTCACGCACCCCGACCCCAGGCAGGGTTGCGCCCCCCACGACGAAGTGCGCGCTCTGCTCTGGTGCGCGCTTCTCGAGCGGGACCTCGCTGCGACATGCACCGAGGAACGCGCTGCCCAGGAGAGCGAGCATCAATCGGGTCGAGACGGGCACCTGAGCGTGGTACGACGAAACCCGCGCTCCGGATCGAAGTGCTCGATTTACGCTCAGACAGCGCGACCGGGGCCGGCCTTGACGATCAGGTAGCGAAACGGCTGCTCGACCGACGCGTTGTCGATCTCGAGCCGCGAGCCCAGGGGTAATCCGACGACTCCGCCGGACCCGAGGGCGTTCGGCGACCGGTCGACGTACAGCACCGCCTCACCCGAGAGCGCAACGACCAGCTCACAGTCCGTCTCTTGAACGTGCGCCCCGACACGGCCGCCCGGCGAGAGCTCACACAGGAGCAACGTGGTGAACGGCGCAGGGAGTGGGCTCTGCTCGAGAGCCTGAACCAGGACACTCCCCTCACCGCCGAACAACGCATGCCGGCGCTGCGCACGCCCAGGGTCGAAGTCCATCCCGCGAACCTACTCGACCTCCGCTCGGAGCAGAAGCCGAGCGCGGCCCGTCATCGTCACTTCACCACGGCCGCGATCGCCGCGCTGAGCTTGGCCATGTCCACCCCGAGGTCCTTGCCGTCCGTGCCCTTGGCTTTGTAGGTGCTCGACGCGGAGAGTGAGTAGTCACCGGACGCCACGTCCGTGAACCCGACGGCGGCAGCGTCGGCCGGAAAGAAGTTGCCGGGTGGATAACTCGCCGCGAGCGCTCCGACGATGGCGTTCGCCGTGAAGACCGCGCCGGGCAGGAAGAAGGCCAGCGCCCCATTCCCCTCGCCTTTGCCGGAGCCAAAAGCGCCGTAGTCCCCCTTCATGACGATGTTGTTGGTGAAGCGTGCGCTCTCGGAGACCACGACACTGTCGCCCATCACCAGGAACGCATTGCCCGCCATGGTCGCGGTGTTGTGATCGATCTTCACCTTCACGCCGGGTTTCTTCGGCGCTATCAGCTGAAATACCCGACCGTCTCCACCCCATGCATCGCGATTCACGTCGTCGAGCAGGTTGTTCTGGATCACGACGCGCTGCTGCTGCTGACTCGGATGGTTGTCGTCTTCGCCGGCCAGATTGATCCCCGAGCCAGTGTGCCGCACGACATTGTAGACGAACGTCAGGTCCTCGACCGTGGACCAAGGTGCACTCCCGTCCTGATTGCGCGGGGTGAGCACGACCGCAAAACCAACCTGGGCGTCGGCCCAGTTGTTCTCGAGCACGTTGGCCGCAACCAGGACCCGTCGTGCGTTCTTCAGCTCGAACAGGTTCTTCTCGCTGAAAGCCAGCGCCTTCCAGGCTACGGGTTTTACGATGTGGTTCCCGCAAATCGTGATGTCCGAGGGCACGACGTTCGGGACGGCCGGATCCGCTCCGCCGAACATGATGTTCTCACCGGCCCCTTCCAGGTGATTGTTGACTATCAAATACGGCCCCGGACCCGCCCAGCCAGCGATGGCCTGGGAGTCCGCGCCAGCCTCCTTCAGGTCGGCAAACCACGAGTCAATCACCGCGGCGTCCTTGGAGTTGAGTGCCACACCACGGCGGGCGCCCTTGGCCGCGTCCCCGTGCACGTAGCAGCGATCGATCACGATGTGATGGGGGAAGTCCGCGTCGCTCTTTGCCCCCGAACCGAGGTCCACGAGATTCGTGGCGTACGCTCCGGGCTCCGGGGAGATCTCGAGACCGACCAAGCGGTAGTGGTGAGCACCGGGGGCCGTGCCGAACACACTGCCTACGTTTGCAGGCACGACGACCTTCGCCAGCTTGCTGGCGAAGGTCGGATCGATGCGCTGTCCCGACGGGGGCAGCTCGCTGTCCGCCACATCCGTGCGGATCACGATCACCGCGTCGCCCGTCTTCTTCGGCAAGCTGAAGGGACCTTTGAAGGTCGCGCCCGCAGCCAGCCGAATTTCGTCCCCCGGCAAGGCGGCATCGAGGGCCGCCTGCAGATCACCGCCGGCCGCTACCTGGATCGACTTGCCCGTCGGTGCGACGTAGGTCGTATCCACACTGAGCTGCGGCAGGCTCTGCCCGACGTCGGAGTCCGACGTGATTCCAACCGGGCACGCTCCGGACGCGGTTCCTCCCCCACCCCCGCCGCTACCCGCGCCACCGCCTACCGCCGTCGTGCCTCCGCTCCCCGCGGCTCCGCCCGTGGCCGACGTCCCGCCGCTGCCCGACGCACCTCCGCCACCGGTGGCGGTCTTGGACCCACCCTCGTCGTCACTTCCGCAGGCAGTGACTCCCCACGATGCAATAGCCATCAAAACCCAAACGGCTTGTCTCAGCATGGCGCCCCATTTCGCTCTCGAGCCGTCGCGCTGTCAAAGCCCTTGCGCGTATGCGGCGCGCCGGGCGCGCGGGCTGCCCGGACGCGGGCAGAGGCAGCGCCGCTCTCTGCTCAACGACCAAACAGCTTGAACAGCTTGCCAAAAACCTTGCTCAAACGCGACTCGGGCATCTTCCAAACCACGGGAGCGGGGCCCTGGTACTCACCGAGTTGTTCCAAAATTTCCTGCAGCGGCCGCGCTCGGTCGAGGACCACCGGCAGCGCACGCCCGGTCTTCGGGTTCACCGCATCGATGCTCATCACGCAGTGTTCATCGAACGACAGACGGAACAGAA is part of the Myxococcales bacterium genome and encodes:
- a CDS encoding TerB family tellurite resistance protein — translated: MNRSDMTTPDLPPPKLEALIETMFLAASADGEFSDEEQAHFKNSLESLTSARLSKEELSSLLAQAKKDLDREGRDKRLLSVKARLPEPALRKVALSLAIQVTAADGIIRTSERELILETADALEIDRDEAADLVRTLSP
- a CDS encoding amidohydrolase family protein, with the protein product MPVSTRLMLALLGSAFLGACRSEVPLEKRAPEQSAHFVVGGATLPGVGVRDLEIRDGLIVSVGKVEPGLPRVDAAGRYLTPAIIDSHVHLAYLEKTRELARHGVAGAVDLASPKGFLGVSHAPLTLLASGPMITAPHGYPTESWGSAGYGLEVEGAKAAAAAVEELWSLGARVVKVPIDSGPVLDDAALGAVALAAHTRGMKLVAHALGDADAARGAVLGVDVLAHTPVEALSSETASAFKGRAVVSTLSAFGGLTARANLKQLRTAGAVVLYGTDFGNTQVAGPSSREINELVAAGLDGEAVLACMTSAPADYWGFSRLGRIEVGRSASFLLLDRDPLADPSALAAPAEVFIDGVLQRD